In Xenorhabdus griffiniae, the genomic window GATATATTGACTGCGAGATAACCCGATAGGTATAAAGCAGTGTTTTATCCGGTATATAAAACCCGTTATAAACTTTGGGACAATGGAACACGCTATTGAAAAGCCCTTCGACATTCATTGCATAGCAAGCTAACTGTGCAAGTGATTCCTTCACTGCAGGGATCTGCTCAACACCGTTTGTTTCAGCCATCGCCTGAGCCAGGCCAGCCAAAAAATGCAACTTAACAGCGTAACGAGCCAAGCTTTGGGTATCCATCATCACTTCTGTTGCCGTTGAGTCTAACTGCGTGAGGCACATTTCAATGTCTTCGAAGACAAATACCCTTTCCCAAGGTACCAGCACATCATCAAAATAGATCATTGAATCATTTTCATCGAACCGAGACGATAGTGGATAATCCTTGGGATTTGCCCCTAACTCGTAAGATTTTCTTGAAATGATTTTGATGCCTTTGGTATTAAGTGGCAAAGCGAAAGAAAGTGCATATCGCTCATCAATGCCCTGTTTAAAGGGATAATGTGTACCAACCAAAACTTCATCTGCCAGAGCAGCCCCTGTTGCCAACATTTTTGCCCCTCTGACAACAATTCCCTTAGCATTCTTTTCCACTACACCAAGAGTGTGGTAAATATTCTTAGTATGCTCACCAGGTGTTTTTGAACGGTCGCCTTGTGGGTTAATCAATGCATAAGTCAAATAAAGATCTTTCTCACTCGCATAGGAAAAATAATTTCGCAAAGCATCGGCCCGTTCTTGTGAATAAGATTCAAATAACTCAATATGCGTTATCATTCCGGTAAGCGCCGATGCGACATAATCAGGGCTTCTTCCAAGCCAACCCACTGTCTGTTTAGCCCATTCATATACAGCCTGACCACGAGCAATTAATTTTTCCGGTGTAGATGGTAATTGCCAATACAGGCCAATCTGCTCGCCTGTTTCGGTCTTAAAAGTCATCTTATCGGCATGTTCAACTTTATAATCATATAAGTTTGCAACCGATCTAATGGCATTCTTAAACGCTGGATGATCCACATGATTAATGATCTTCTCCCCATTAATAAAAATGGTTCGGCCATCACGCAAATCATCAAGATATCTTTCTCCAGTTCTTATCATCTTTTTTATACTCCTATCGCTAAATAAGTTTTCATCATACTGAGAGTATTAGATGTTGGAGTTCCTTATCCCGCGCTCCGCGCGGGATAAGGAATACTCCTGCCATTTTGAAACGCTCTTTAGCTACGATTTTTAAAAGGTTAAGAAAAGAGTTTTTTTAATCAGCACCAGCGATGAGTATACGAAGATAATTGCCCCTATTTAGAACGAGCATAACGACAATCCAGATATTAAATATCGCAAAGAGCAAGAATCTATGAATGCCATGAAAACCTACTTGCAATTATTCTACAGGCGCAGGATTTCAATGGGGAACATTACCTTTCCAGTGCTAACAAAAAACTTTACTTTTCAATGCACTGAAATATTCCTGTGAATTAACCAGAAAAGCGACATCAAATTCTAACGCTACTGTGATAATGAATAATATACCAATCATATTTCAAGATGCGTCTTACATTTCCCCGCGTAATGGGGAAATGTAAACAATCACATTGATTTGTAAGCTGTGGCTTGAAATTCATTAGGTATAGATGGATTAGCTTAATTAACGAAAGTTATTTTTTTAAGACATAATTATTAAATCCACTTAATAATATAAGGAAATAATTCCAGTATCTAAATAAGATACATCACGATATTATTTGAGCTATATACCAATCTAACTTCAAGATGCGTGTGATTTTTCCCTATGCAGAATACATTGTACTTTGCATTCTTAACACCTCATCAACGTTCAATTTCCCTGAAACGAGCGGTAAATTGTCTTAATATTTTGGGTTCATATTCAAATTCAAGCGGTTTTAACATGTCAGCTTTTTTAACAACATCAATAAGTGAGTCAGCGACATAATTCATATGATTATCAGTATAAGTTCGGCGCGGGATAGTTAATCTCATAAATTCAAATAATGAAGGTTCCTGCTGTCCTGTGATGGGATCTCTTCCCATCATTAATGAGCCTATTTCGACTGCTCTGACGCCGCTTTCTAAATACAAGGCATTACAAAGAACTTGAGCAGGGAAGTTTTCCGGTTTAATATCAGGCAATATTTTACGCGCATCAACAAATACAGCATGTCCCCCAACAGGAGTTTGGATAGGAATACCTGATTGTTGTAATTTATGTCCCAAATATTCAACTTGAGCTATTCGACTGCGTAAATGATCTTCATTCAGTGCTTCCTGCAATCCAATGGCCATTGCTGCCATATCACGTCCTGCCAACCCTCCATATGTTATGAATCCTTCCATTGGGACGCACCTTGTCTGAGCTTGTCTAAATAAAGATTCATTATTACGGAAGCAACATAAGCCTCCAATATTCACCATACCATCTTTCTTTGCAGACATAGTGAATATATCCGCCTCACTAAACATTTCTTTAACTATCTTGGAGATGCTTTCGTGAGAAAACTGGCTATCCCTTTGTTTAATAAAATAGGCATTTTCTGCAAATCGAGCAGCATCAATAATAACTGGAATACCAGAATCACGCGCCATTCTGGCAGCAGAGTGAATATTCTCCATAGAAATTGGTTGTCCCCCCACACTATTACATGTAATTGTAATAATGATGGCAACAATATTCTTGCAATTATGTTTGATTTCATTGGACAATTTATTTAAATCAAAATTACCTTTCCAATCATCCACAATTTCTGTTTGCAAGGAAGAAGCACAAATTAAGTTCTTAGCTTTGGCTCCGGCTATCTCTACATGGGCTTTTGTTGTATCAAAATGGTGATTAGATAAAAAGACAGGCTCAGAAGCACCTTTTTCTTTCGCTAATTCCACAAGTAATGGAAATAGTATTTGTTCCGCTCCTCGGCCTTAATGCACAGGGATTGTATATTGAAAATCAAATAATTGCTCAACAGTCTGTGATAATAGATAATAACTCTTACTACCAGCATAAGCTTCATCACCTAAAAACATATTGGCCCATTGCCGATCGCTCATAGCACCTGTTCCACTATCGGTGAGTAGATCAATAAATACATCTTCTGATTTTAAAATAAAGGGATTTAATCCGGCTTCTATCAATGCATTTTTACGTTGAGCTTTGGTTGTCATTCTAATTGTTTCAACCATTTTAATACGCCAGGGTTCTGGGATAGATCTCGACATAACTTTTTACCTCAGATAATGATTACTATTAAGATGTTATTGCCACATGAATAAATACGACTTCAGGACAGAAATTTGCTCATCACTAAGATCAATTTTTTTATTTTTATTCAAAAGATACGCATTAAACGTCAAGTTGCAATTTACAACATTCTATGAAACCTGATTTCTCCCCTCGCTTCGCGGGAAGAAATAACACGCATCTTGAAGTTAGATTGGTATATGTTTGATTATGTTCAAACCACGATCACCATATTTATGAATATATTCTTTGACATACTCTATTGAATCTGAAATAAATGATATATCAAATTATAATATTCCCCTAACAATTAATAATGATATAAATAGGTTTTCATAATACTGAGAGTATCAGATGTTGGAGTTCCTTATCCCGCACGCCTCGCGGGATAAGGAATACTCCTACCATTTTGAAACGCTATTTATACGCATTACCTTTCAAGCTGCTCATTATAAGACAACATAACTCATTGTTTCTCCCCGCTTCGCGATGAGAAACAATATGCATTTTGAAGTGAGATGGGTATAAACAGAATACTCTCTTTCGATAAAAGTCCCGATGACTTTGTCACACAGTCATGCATTTCCGATGAGGTATTTATCTGTGGGCAACAAGTTGTAAGCCTTGAATTTATCGGTACACCAAAAAGCAACTTTAAAGTGCGAACGACAGCATTAATACTGATTGAATACACAACCCTGTTCATCAATAGCCAACTTTGAAGGAACGCCGTCATACGATGATCTAGCCCAACAGTCTGTTTAGTAAATTACACTTGTAGACATCAATATTTTTATGGAAAGAAGATAACAAATGGAGGAAATTGGAGCGGGAAACGAGACTCGAACTCGCGACCCCAACCTTGGCAAGGTTGTGCTCTACCAACTGAGCTATTCCCGCGTCGCTGACAGCTAATATTATTAGCTTGAGATGCCTGAATACTGATTTTGAAGACCGGTAACCTTATGAGTTACAGGAAATTCTTAAACCCTGAATATCAGGAATGGGCGCCATTATGAACGCCTTCAGATAAGATGGCAAGTCCTTTGCTTTACTTCCGAGTTAAACGCTCAAAAGATATTCACCCCAGTTTGACATCAAAAATCCCTACCGTAACCCCAACAGTTATCTGGAATACCAAACAGCACGGAGTTAACATTAAATAAACAATTAACCAACATCTAATAAGGTTTATGCTTGTCCTAACGATTTTGTGGAAATAGATTAACAACAATTTTCGTTGTTAATTAGATAATTATTCTCTTAAGAGAGGGTCAGGAACATGGCTCGATATTATCAATCTAAATTTGTCACGGGTAATGAGGCGCTGGTTGACCTTCTACTCGCTCAAGCTGAGTTGGATGAAATTCACAATCTCAACACAGCGGGATTCGTTTCAGGTTATCGTGGCTCTCCTTTAGCCCGCTTAGATCAAACATTATGGCAACACAGCAAAGCACTTATCCAAGCTAACATTCGTTTTCAACCAGCCGTTAATGAAGATCTCGCAGCCGATGCGCTGATAGGTACACAAAAAGTCGAAACAGATCCAGACCGACAGGTTAACGGCGTTTTTGGTATGTGGTACGGCAAAGGGCCAGGTGTCGATCGTTCCGGTGATGCACTTAAACATGGCAATGCCTACGGCTCCTCACCAACCGGTGGTGTACTGGTTATCGTCGGCGACGATCACGGTTGTGTCTCTTCTTCCATGTCTCACCAATCTGATCTCGCGATGATGGCATGGAGTATGCCTGTTTTGCATCCAGCATCAGTTGCCGATTATATGAGTGTCGGTTTATGGGGCTGGGCGGCATCACGTGTCAGCGGCGCATGGTTTGGCTTTAAAGCAATCAGTGAAGTTGTGGAAAGCGGTGCCGTCAGAGAAAGCAAACCATTCCCTGATTATAAAATTCCCCACGTTGATCCTGGCCCCGATGGGTTACATTGGCGCTGGCCGGATCTTCCAGGCCCACAAATTGAAAAGCGCCTGGCCTATAAACTAAAAGCCGTCGAAGAGTTTGCTAAACTAAACCCCATTGATTACCTGCTCGCTCCCTGCGAACAGCCACAGGCTTTATTGGTAACGGTTGGCAAAGCCCATAAGGATGTTATGGAAGCCCTGCGTATCGGAGGCCTTAGGCCTTCTGATCTGGCCCAACAAGGCGTCGCTTTTCTCCATGTCCGGTTAGTTTATCCTTTATCACCACTTCTCAGCGAACTTGCTACCCAAGTCAGTCATATTTTTATTATTGAAGAAAAAGCCGCCATCGTTGAGATGCTGCTGGCTCATCAATTAGTTAAGTTACAGAAAATGACCAATCTGATAGGTAAGCATAACCAGCTTGGTCAGAGGTTATTACCTACTGATGTTGAACTACGCCCTTCACGGGTTGCCGCCCCACTTTCTGGATGGTTACAACAATTCAATTTATTTCTCTCCGTGCCACCCGAATGGTCAACGACTACCATTCAGCACGATGTAACTTTACCTAAACGCACACCGTATTTTTGCGCCGGATGCCCTCATAGCACGTCAACTCGCTTGCCAGACGGTAGCCAAGCTCAGCCTGGTATTGGATGCCATGTTATGGCTACGTGGATGGATCGCAATACCGGAAACGGCCTCTTGCCAATGGGGGGAGAAGGCGTCGACTGGATAGGACACTCTCCATTTGTCAATCGTTCCCATGTCTTTCAAAATCTGGGCGATGGCACCTATTTCCATTCTGGTCACTTAGCCATTCGCCAATCAGTCGCCGCAGGAAGCCACATTACTTACAAATTGCTGTTCAATGATGCTGTGGCAATGACAGGTGGGCAACCGCTGGATGGGAATATCACCCTATCGCAAATTGTTTCTTTAATGATTGCTGAAGGTGTGAAAGAAGTGGTTGTCGTGACGGATGACATGGATAAGTACAAAAACCGCCTTCCTGCCGAGGTAAAGATCTATGAACGAGATTATCTGGAAGATGTACAAAAACGTCTTCGAGATATCGTTGGCGTAACGGTACTTATCTACGATCAAGCCTGTGCCACAGAACTCCGTCGTAAAAGGAAACGGGGGTTAGCGCCAAAAGTGACACGGCGTGCCGTCATCAATGAATTGGTCTGTGAGGGATGTGGCGACTGTCAAATACAATCAAATTGCCTCGCCGTCATTCCAGTCAAAACGCCTTTAGGCACTAAACGCAAGATAGACCAACACGTCTGCAACACAGATCTGTCCTGTCTGAAAGGATTCTGCCCCAGCTTTATCACTGTCGAAAATGCCAACCCACGTGCAGATCTCAGTAAGATCATCACACAGACTGAGTTAGATAAAATTATCCACAAACTACCTCAGCCAACACTGGCTTCTGCTAAAACACCTTATGAAATCCTATTAGTCGGTATCGGTGGTACAGGTATCGTCACCGCAGGGCACCTACTGGCAAATGCTGCACACTTAGATAACTGCTTTGTGAGTCTGCTCAATTTTACCGGATTTGCGCAAAAAGGCGGGGAAGCCATAACCCATGTTCGGCTATGTCATAACAAGGATACACTGCACCAAGTCAGGATTGATCGCGGACGTGCTAATCTGGTTATCGCCGCTGATTTAGTGGCTGCCACCGGGCAAAACGCACTGGAAGTGATGTCAAGGGGATCAACAAAATGCATATTGAACACTCATGAAACCCAAATCGGTACGATGCTTCGCTCCCCTATGCTGGATTTGGATCACCCTAAAATGTTAGATATCCTGAATCAACATACACAGACATTACTCCCCATTGATGCAGAAATAATGGCGACTCATCTGGTCGGTGACAAAGACCAAATCAATATCATATTAATGGGTTATGCCTGGCAGCTCGGCAAACTGCCAATCACGCTATCTGCTATCAACAATGCCATGCAAGAACTAGGGGCCTCAGCGGATAATGCCCGACGAGCTTTCTGTATAGGCCGCATCGCGGCAGTACAACCCGAAATACTGCAAAAAC contains:
- a CDS encoding indolepyruvate ferredoxin oxidoreductase family protein → MARYYQSKFVTGNEALVDLLLAQAELDEIHNLNTAGFVSGYRGSPLARLDQTLWQHSKALIQANIRFQPAVNEDLAADALIGTQKVETDPDRQVNGVFGMWYGKGPGVDRSGDALKHGNAYGSSPTGGVLVIVGDDHGCVSSSMSHQSDLAMMAWSMPVLHPASVADYMSVGLWGWAASRVSGAWFGFKAISEVVESGAVRESKPFPDYKIPHVDPGPDGLHWRWPDLPGPQIEKRLAYKLKAVEEFAKLNPIDYLLAPCEQPQALLVTVGKAHKDVMEALRIGGLRPSDLAQQGVAFLHVRLVYPLSPLLSELATQVSHIFIIEEKAAIVEMLLAHQLVKLQKMTNLIGKHNQLGQRLLPTDVELRPSRVAAPLSGWLQQFNLFLSVPPEWSTTTIQHDVTLPKRTPYFCAGCPHSTSTRLPDGSQAQPGIGCHVMATWMDRNTGNGLLPMGGEGVDWIGHSPFVNRSHVFQNLGDGTYFHSGHLAIRQSVAAGSHITYKLLFNDAVAMTGGQPLDGNITLSQIVSLMIAEGVKEVVVVTDDMDKYKNRLPAEVKIYERDYLEDVQKRLRDIVGVTVLIYDQACATELRRKRKRGLAPKVTRRAVINELVCEGCGDCQIQSNCLAVIPVKTPLGTKRKIDQHVCNTDLSCLKGFCPSFITVENANPRADLSKIITQTELDKIIHKLPQPTLASAKTPYEILLVGIGGTGIVTAGHLLANAAHLDNCFVSLLNFTGFAQKGGEAITHVRLCHNKDTLHQVRIDRGRANLVIAADLVAATGQNALEVMSRGSTKCILNTHETQIGTMLRSPMLDLDHPKMLDILNQHTQTLLPIDAEIMATHLVGDKDQINIILMGYAWQLGKLPITLSAINNAMQELGASADNARRAFCIGRIAAVQPEILQKHLNIMPQENIKSLDDLIMHRYQLLVDYQNERYAMRYLSRIAQVQMVAQQIDAEEITQSVAKNLFKLMAYKDEYEVARLYVKTGFFDKLRSQFDNTDTIRFHLSLPLFNRKDPRTGQRGKKEYGAWIVPVLRFLAACKSLRGTVFDIFGYQEERKQERNLLLEYERLIDFLIENMERNNLATCLQLAELPDQVRGFGHVKQKAMKSMLESKEALLKTL
- a CDS encoding 4-hydroxyphenylacetate 3-hydroxylase family protein, producing the protein MIRTGERYLDDLRDGRTIFINGEKIINHVDHPAFKNAIRSVANLYDYKVEHADKMTFKTETGEQIGLYWQLPSTPEKLIARGQAVYEWAKQTVGWLGRSPDYVASALTGMITHIELFESYSQERADALRNYFSYASEKDLYLTYALINPQGDRSKTPGEHTKNIYHTLGVVEKNAKGIVVRGAKMLATGAALADEVLVGTHYPFKQGIDERYALSFALPLNTKGIKIISRKSYELGANPKDYPLSSRFDENDSMIYFDDVLVPWERVFVFEDIEMCLTQLDSTATEVMMDTQSLARYAVKLHFLAGLAQAMAETNGVEQIPAVKESLAQLACYAMNVEGLFNSVFHCPKVYNGFYIPDKTLLYTYRVISQSIYPKVLETIRKLAGGGILMLPSSEADLENSEILGIIEKTQYSSIATPVERVRLMKLVWDAVGSEFASRHLQYELFYAGAPYQTLGRLYNQYDWEASRALVEKIRIL